One Mugil cephalus isolate CIBA_MC_2020 chromosome 8, CIBA_Mcephalus_1.1, whole genome shotgun sequence genomic window carries:
- the nsmfb gene encoding NMDA receptor synaptonuclear signaling and neuronal migration factor isoform X1, with the protein MGTAVSKRKNLRSDAISSVAAKVRAARAFGEYLSNTNPENRNGADHLLSDTFPGQDCDSPDVSRLHNNNLPPQSRCLPVAKPNHSNQSNPSSHPQSQTQVNTLQAPAPQGPSKRRLSVERSLSTEDPPGVKGPEGSVVVKPARVYTITREGGMTLGGRGSEESLELEVLKGSREQPLSQAPVAANHSVSCTSQPSASATRGSHHRSSHHRSNHHHAHQNHGGPPSSSQPLQSSESASNIRDWGMRRGGSREDNTPDCVGCIRAPCQSQRSLDLDTSPRDGGKQRKKLERMYSEDRTSTDDREDNPNSWFPKENMFSFQTATTTMQAISAFRGIAERKRRKREQEAATMMERNFRKHLRMVGSRRMKVQTFADRRAKSFSRSWSDPTPVKPESLHDSRDSGELQTSSGTLDEGLDEDADWEEEREMERAACEGEDFIPPKIMLISSKVPKAEYVPNIIRRDDPSIIPILYDHEHATFDDILEEIEKKLTAYRKGCKIWNMLIFCQGGPGHLYLLKNKVATFAKVEKEEDMIQFWRRLSRLMSKLNREPNLIHIMGCYVLGSANGEKLIQTLKRLMRPSSVEFKSPLELSAQGKEMIEMYFDFRLFRLWKSRQHSKLLDYDDLL; encoded by the exons atCATCTATTGTCTGATACTTTTCCTGGACAGGACTGCGACTCTCCAGACGTCAGCCGCTTGCATAACAACAATCTGCCACCACAGAGCCGCTGTTTGCCTGTAGCTAAGCCCAACCACTCCAACCAGTCCAATCCCAGTTCTCACCCACAGTCTCAGACTCAGGTCAACACCCTCCAAGCTCCGGCACCCCAGGGCCCCTCCAAACGCCGACTCTCTGTCGAGCGCAGCCTCTCCACAGAGGACCCACCAGGTGTTAAGGGCCCAGAAGGGAGCGTTGTTGTGAAGCCGGCCAGGGTGTATACAATCACCAGGGAAGGAGGGATGACCCTGGGGGGCCGTGGAAGTGAGGAGAGTCTGGAGCTAGAGGTGCTGAAGGGCTCCAGGGAGCAGCCTCTTTCCCAGGCCCCCGTCGCTGCCAACCACAGCGTGTCCTGCACCAGCCAGCCGTCGGCCTCAGCTACCCGGGGCAGCCACCACCGCAGCAGTCATCACCGCAGCAACCATCACCATGCCCACCAGAATCACGGAGGCCCACCCTCGTCGTCTCAACCACTGCAGAGCTCGGAGAGCGCCAGCAACATCCGGGACTGGGGGATGAGGAGAGGGGGATCACGGGAAGACAACACCCCAGACTGTGTTGGCTGCATTCGGGCTCCGTGTCAAAGCCAGCGCTCCCTGGACCTGGATACGTCTCCACGGGATGGAGGGAAGCAACGCAAGAAACTGGAGAGGATGTACAGCGAGGATAGAACATCTACTGATGACAGGG aggaCAATCCTAATAGCTGGTTCCCCAAAGAGAATATGTTCAGCTTTCAGacagccaccaccaccatgcAGGC AATATC GGCTTTCCGAGGCATTGCTGAGAGAAAGAGGCGGAAAAGAGAGCAGGAGGCAGCCACCATGATGGAGAG AAACTTCCGCAAACACCTTAGGATGGTGGGCAGCCGCAGGATGAAGGTCCAGA CCTTCGCCGACCGCCGAGCCAAGAGCTTCAGCCGCTCGTGGAGTGACCCCACCCCTGTGAAGCCTGAGTCACTGCATGACTCCAGAGACA GTGGCGAGCTTCAGACCTCCTCAGGGACTCTGGATGAAGGGCTGGACGAGGATGCCgactgggaggaggagagggagatggagagagcgGCCTGTGAAGGAGAGGACTTCATTCCGCCGAAAATCATG TTGATATCATCCAAGGTCCCGAAGGCTGAATATGTCCCAAACATCATCCGTAGGGATGACCCCTCCATCATTCCCATTCTTTAT GACCATGAACACGCTACGTTTGACGACATCCTCG AGGAGATAGAGAAAAAGCTGACTGCTTACAGGAAAGGCTGTAAAATCTGGAACATGCTTATTTTCTGCCAG GGGGGGCCTGGACATCTGTACCTGCTGAAGAACAAAGTGGCCACCTTTGCcaaggtggagaaggaggaagacatgATCCA GTTCTGGCGGCGGCTCAGCAGGCTGATGAGTAAGCTGAACCGGGAGCCTAACCTCATCCACATCATGGGATGCTATGTGCTGGGGAGCGCTAATGGAGAAAAG CTTATCCAGACTCTGAAGCGGCTGATGAGACCCTCGTCGGTTGAATTCAAGTCCCCACTAGAGCTGTCAGCGCAGG GCAAAGAGATGATCGAGATGTACTTTGACTTCCGCCTGTTCCGCCTGTGGAAAAGCCGTCAGCACTCCAAGCTGCTGGACTATGACGACCTCTTGTGA
- the nsmfb gene encoding NMDA receptor synaptonuclear signaling and neuronal migration factor isoform X4: MGTAVSKRKNLRSDAISSVAAKVRAARAFGEYLSNTNPENRNGADHLLSDTFPGQDCDSPDVSRLHNNNLPPQSRCLPVAKPNHSNQSNPSSHPQSQTQVNTLQAPAPQGPSKRRLSVERSLSTEDPPGVKGPEGSVVVKPARVYTITREGGMTLGGRGSEESLELEVLKGSREQPLSQAPVAANHSVSCTSQPSASATRGSHHRSSHHRSNHHHAHQNHGGPPSSSQPLQSSESASNIRDWGMRRGGSREDNTPDCVGCIRAPCQSQRSLDLDTSPRDGGKQRKKLERMYSEDRTSTDDREDNPNSWFPKENMFSFQTATTTMQAISNFRKHLRMVGSRRMKVQSGELQTSSGTLDEGLDEDADWEEEREMERAACEGEDFIPPKIMLISSKVPKAEYVPNIIRRDDPSIIPILYDHEHATFDDILEEIEKKLTAYRKGCKIWNMLIFCQGGPGHLYLLKNKVATFAKVEKEEDMIQFWRRLSRLMSKLNREPNLIHIMGCYVLGSANGEKLIQTLKRLMRPSSVEFKSPLELSAQGKEMIEMYFDFRLFRLWKSRQHSKLLDYDDLL; this comes from the exons atCATCTATTGTCTGATACTTTTCCTGGACAGGACTGCGACTCTCCAGACGTCAGCCGCTTGCATAACAACAATCTGCCACCACAGAGCCGCTGTTTGCCTGTAGCTAAGCCCAACCACTCCAACCAGTCCAATCCCAGTTCTCACCCACAGTCTCAGACTCAGGTCAACACCCTCCAAGCTCCGGCACCCCAGGGCCCCTCCAAACGCCGACTCTCTGTCGAGCGCAGCCTCTCCACAGAGGACCCACCAGGTGTTAAGGGCCCAGAAGGGAGCGTTGTTGTGAAGCCGGCCAGGGTGTATACAATCACCAGGGAAGGAGGGATGACCCTGGGGGGCCGTGGAAGTGAGGAGAGTCTGGAGCTAGAGGTGCTGAAGGGCTCCAGGGAGCAGCCTCTTTCCCAGGCCCCCGTCGCTGCCAACCACAGCGTGTCCTGCACCAGCCAGCCGTCGGCCTCAGCTACCCGGGGCAGCCACCACCGCAGCAGTCATCACCGCAGCAACCATCACCATGCCCACCAGAATCACGGAGGCCCACCCTCGTCGTCTCAACCACTGCAGAGCTCGGAGAGCGCCAGCAACATCCGGGACTGGGGGATGAGGAGAGGGGGATCACGGGAAGACAACACCCCAGACTGTGTTGGCTGCATTCGGGCTCCGTGTCAAAGCCAGCGCTCCCTGGACCTGGATACGTCTCCACGGGATGGAGGGAAGCAACGCAAGAAACTGGAGAGGATGTACAGCGAGGATAGAACATCTACTGATGACAGGG aggaCAATCCTAATAGCTGGTTCCCCAAAGAGAATATGTTCAGCTTTCAGacagccaccaccaccatgcAGGC AATATC AAACTTCCGCAAACACCTTAGGATGGTGGGCAGCCGCAGGATGAAGGTCCAGA GTGGCGAGCTTCAGACCTCCTCAGGGACTCTGGATGAAGGGCTGGACGAGGATGCCgactgggaggaggagagggagatggagagagcgGCCTGTGAAGGAGAGGACTTCATTCCGCCGAAAATCATG TTGATATCATCCAAGGTCCCGAAGGCTGAATATGTCCCAAACATCATCCGTAGGGATGACCCCTCCATCATTCCCATTCTTTAT GACCATGAACACGCTACGTTTGACGACATCCTCG AGGAGATAGAGAAAAAGCTGACTGCTTACAGGAAAGGCTGTAAAATCTGGAACATGCTTATTTTCTGCCAG GGGGGGCCTGGACATCTGTACCTGCTGAAGAACAAAGTGGCCACCTTTGCcaaggtggagaaggaggaagacatgATCCA GTTCTGGCGGCGGCTCAGCAGGCTGATGAGTAAGCTGAACCGGGAGCCTAACCTCATCCACATCATGGGATGCTATGTGCTGGGGAGCGCTAATGGAGAAAAG CTTATCCAGACTCTGAAGCGGCTGATGAGACCCTCGTCGGTTGAATTCAAGTCCCCACTAGAGCTGTCAGCGCAGG GCAAAGAGATGATCGAGATGTACTTTGACTTCCGCCTGTTCCGCCTGTGGAAAAGCCGTCAGCACTCCAAGCTGCTGGACTATGACGACCTCTTGTGA
- the nsmfb gene encoding NMDA receptor synaptonuclear signaling and neuronal migration factor isoform X3 — MGTAVSKRKNLRSDAISSVAAKVRAARAFGEYLSNTNPENRNGADHLLSDTFPGQDCDSPDVSRLHNNNLPPQSRCLPVAKPNHSNQSNPSSHPQSQTQVNTLQAPAPQGPSKRRLSVERSLSTEDPPGVKGPEGSVVVKPARVYTITREGGMTLGGRGSEESLELEVLKGSREQPLSQAPVAANHSVSCTSQPSASATRGSHHRSSHHRSNHHHAHQNHGGPPSSSQPLQSSESASNIRDWGMRRGGSREDNTPDCVGCIRAPCQSQRSLDLDTSPRDGGKQRKKLERMYSEDRTSTDDREDNPNSWFPKENMFSFQTATTTMQAISAFRGIAERKRRKREQEAATMMERNFRKHLRMVGSRRMKVQSGELQTSSGTLDEGLDEDADWEEEREMERAACEGEDFIPPKIMLISSKVPKAEYVPNIIRRDDPSIIPILYDHEHATFDDILEEIEKKLTAYRKGCKIWNMLIFCQGGPGHLYLLKNKVATFAKVEKEEDMIQFWRRLSRLMSKLNREPNLIHIMGCYVLGSANGEKLIQTLKRLMRPSSVEFKSPLELSAQGKEMIEMYFDFRLFRLWKSRQHSKLLDYDDLL, encoded by the exons atCATCTATTGTCTGATACTTTTCCTGGACAGGACTGCGACTCTCCAGACGTCAGCCGCTTGCATAACAACAATCTGCCACCACAGAGCCGCTGTTTGCCTGTAGCTAAGCCCAACCACTCCAACCAGTCCAATCCCAGTTCTCACCCACAGTCTCAGACTCAGGTCAACACCCTCCAAGCTCCGGCACCCCAGGGCCCCTCCAAACGCCGACTCTCTGTCGAGCGCAGCCTCTCCACAGAGGACCCACCAGGTGTTAAGGGCCCAGAAGGGAGCGTTGTTGTGAAGCCGGCCAGGGTGTATACAATCACCAGGGAAGGAGGGATGACCCTGGGGGGCCGTGGAAGTGAGGAGAGTCTGGAGCTAGAGGTGCTGAAGGGCTCCAGGGAGCAGCCTCTTTCCCAGGCCCCCGTCGCTGCCAACCACAGCGTGTCCTGCACCAGCCAGCCGTCGGCCTCAGCTACCCGGGGCAGCCACCACCGCAGCAGTCATCACCGCAGCAACCATCACCATGCCCACCAGAATCACGGAGGCCCACCCTCGTCGTCTCAACCACTGCAGAGCTCGGAGAGCGCCAGCAACATCCGGGACTGGGGGATGAGGAGAGGGGGATCACGGGAAGACAACACCCCAGACTGTGTTGGCTGCATTCGGGCTCCGTGTCAAAGCCAGCGCTCCCTGGACCTGGATACGTCTCCACGGGATGGAGGGAAGCAACGCAAGAAACTGGAGAGGATGTACAGCGAGGATAGAACATCTACTGATGACAGGG aggaCAATCCTAATAGCTGGTTCCCCAAAGAGAATATGTTCAGCTTTCAGacagccaccaccaccatgcAGGC AATATC GGCTTTCCGAGGCATTGCTGAGAGAAAGAGGCGGAAAAGAGAGCAGGAGGCAGCCACCATGATGGAGAG AAACTTCCGCAAACACCTTAGGATGGTGGGCAGCCGCAGGATGAAGGTCCAGA GTGGCGAGCTTCAGACCTCCTCAGGGACTCTGGATGAAGGGCTGGACGAGGATGCCgactgggaggaggagagggagatggagagagcgGCCTGTGAAGGAGAGGACTTCATTCCGCCGAAAATCATG TTGATATCATCCAAGGTCCCGAAGGCTGAATATGTCCCAAACATCATCCGTAGGGATGACCCCTCCATCATTCCCATTCTTTAT GACCATGAACACGCTACGTTTGACGACATCCTCG AGGAGATAGAGAAAAAGCTGACTGCTTACAGGAAAGGCTGTAAAATCTGGAACATGCTTATTTTCTGCCAG GGGGGGCCTGGACATCTGTACCTGCTGAAGAACAAAGTGGCCACCTTTGCcaaggtggagaaggaggaagacatgATCCA GTTCTGGCGGCGGCTCAGCAGGCTGATGAGTAAGCTGAACCGGGAGCCTAACCTCATCCACATCATGGGATGCTATGTGCTGGGGAGCGCTAATGGAGAAAAG CTTATCCAGACTCTGAAGCGGCTGATGAGACCCTCGTCGGTTGAATTCAAGTCCCCACTAGAGCTGTCAGCGCAGG GCAAAGAGATGATCGAGATGTACTTTGACTTCCGCCTGTTCCGCCTGTGGAAAAGCCGTCAGCACTCCAAGCTGCTGGACTATGACGACCTCTTGTGA
- the nsmfb gene encoding NMDA receptor synaptonuclear signaling and neuronal migration factor isoform X2 has product MGTAVSKRKNLRSDAISSVAAKVRAARAFGEYLSNTNPENRNGADHLLSDTFPGQDCDSPDVSRLHNNNLPPQSRCLPVAKPNHSNQSNPSSHPQSQTQVNTLQAPAPQGPSKRRLSVERSLSTEDPPGVKGPEGSVVVKPARVYTITREGGMTLGGRGSEESLELEVLKGSREQPLSQAPVAANHSVSCTSQPSASATRGSHHRSSHHRSNHHHAHQNHGGPPSSSQPLQSSESASNIRDWGMRRGGSREDNTPDCVGCIRAPCQSQRSLDLDTSPRDGGKQRKKLERMYSEDRTSTDDREDNPNSWFPKENMFSFQTATTTMQAISNFRKHLRMVGSRRMKVQTFADRRAKSFSRSWSDPTPVKPESLHDSRDSGELQTSSGTLDEGLDEDADWEEEREMERAACEGEDFIPPKIMLISSKVPKAEYVPNIIRRDDPSIIPILYDHEHATFDDILEEIEKKLTAYRKGCKIWNMLIFCQGGPGHLYLLKNKVATFAKVEKEEDMIQFWRRLSRLMSKLNREPNLIHIMGCYVLGSANGEKLIQTLKRLMRPSSVEFKSPLELSAQGKEMIEMYFDFRLFRLWKSRQHSKLLDYDDLL; this is encoded by the exons atCATCTATTGTCTGATACTTTTCCTGGACAGGACTGCGACTCTCCAGACGTCAGCCGCTTGCATAACAACAATCTGCCACCACAGAGCCGCTGTTTGCCTGTAGCTAAGCCCAACCACTCCAACCAGTCCAATCCCAGTTCTCACCCACAGTCTCAGACTCAGGTCAACACCCTCCAAGCTCCGGCACCCCAGGGCCCCTCCAAACGCCGACTCTCTGTCGAGCGCAGCCTCTCCACAGAGGACCCACCAGGTGTTAAGGGCCCAGAAGGGAGCGTTGTTGTGAAGCCGGCCAGGGTGTATACAATCACCAGGGAAGGAGGGATGACCCTGGGGGGCCGTGGAAGTGAGGAGAGTCTGGAGCTAGAGGTGCTGAAGGGCTCCAGGGAGCAGCCTCTTTCCCAGGCCCCCGTCGCTGCCAACCACAGCGTGTCCTGCACCAGCCAGCCGTCGGCCTCAGCTACCCGGGGCAGCCACCACCGCAGCAGTCATCACCGCAGCAACCATCACCATGCCCACCAGAATCACGGAGGCCCACCCTCGTCGTCTCAACCACTGCAGAGCTCGGAGAGCGCCAGCAACATCCGGGACTGGGGGATGAGGAGAGGGGGATCACGGGAAGACAACACCCCAGACTGTGTTGGCTGCATTCGGGCTCCGTGTCAAAGCCAGCGCTCCCTGGACCTGGATACGTCTCCACGGGATGGAGGGAAGCAACGCAAGAAACTGGAGAGGATGTACAGCGAGGATAGAACATCTACTGATGACAGGG aggaCAATCCTAATAGCTGGTTCCCCAAAGAGAATATGTTCAGCTTTCAGacagccaccaccaccatgcAGGC AATATC AAACTTCCGCAAACACCTTAGGATGGTGGGCAGCCGCAGGATGAAGGTCCAGA CCTTCGCCGACCGCCGAGCCAAGAGCTTCAGCCGCTCGTGGAGTGACCCCACCCCTGTGAAGCCTGAGTCACTGCATGACTCCAGAGACA GTGGCGAGCTTCAGACCTCCTCAGGGACTCTGGATGAAGGGCTGGACGAGGATGCCgactgggaggaggagagggagatggagagagcgGCCTGTGAAGGAGAGGACTTCATTCCGCCGAAAATCATG TTGATATCATCCAAGGTCCCGAAGGCTGAATATGTCCCAAACATCATCCGTAGGGATGACCCCTCCATCATTCCCATTCTTTAT GACCATGAACACGCTACGTTTGACGACATCCTCG AGGAGATAGAGAAAAAGCTGACTGCTTACAGGAAAGGCTGTAAAATCTGGAACATGCTTATTTTCTGCCAG GGGGGGCCTGGACATCTGTACCTGCTGAAGAACAAAGTGGCCACCTTTGCcaaggtggagaaggaggaagacatgATCCA GTTCTGGCGGCGGCTCAGCAGGCTGATGAGTAAGCTGAACCGGGAGCCTAACCTCATCCACATCATGGGATGCTATGTGCTGGGGAGCGCTAATGGAGAAAAG CTTATCCAGACTCTGAAGCGGCTGATGAGACCCTCGTCGGTTGAATTCAAGTCCCCACTAGAGCTGTCAGCGCAGG GCAAAGAGATGATCGAGATGTACTTTGACTTCCGCCTGTTCCGCCTGTGGAAAAGCCGTCAGCACTCCAAGCTGCTGGACTATGACGACCTCTTGTGA